One part of the [Pantoea] beijingensis genome encodes these proteins:
- a CDS encoding DUF485 domain-containing protein has product MNDDIYSRIEKSARFKELVHKRQTFATVLSLIMLVLYVGFILLIAFAPGWLGTPLHGGTNVTRGIPIGIGLIVISFVLTAVYVWRANGEFDRLTKQLLSEVKG; this is encoded by the coding sequence ATGAATGACGACATTTATTCGCGGATAGAAAAGAGCGCGCGTTTTAAAGAACTAGTCCATAAACGGCAAACCTTTGCCACTGTGCTCTCCCTGATTATGTTAGTGCTGTACGTTGGCTTTATTCTACTCATTGCTTTTGCTCCCGGCTGGCTTGGCACGCCGCTGCATGGGGGAACAAACGTTACACGAGGTATTCCGATTGGCATCGGACTCATCGTCATCTCATTCGTACTGACGGCAGTATATGTCTGGCGTGCAAACGGCGAGTTTGACCGTTTGACTAAACAGCTTCTCAGCGAGGTAAAAGGATGA
- the actP gene encoding cation/acetate symporter ActP codes for MKLRYSGFAALLLLSFSTLAADAVSGEVKQQPTNYEAIIMFLVFVAATLGITYWASKRTRSRSDYYTAGGNITGFQNGLAMAGDFMSAASFLGISALVYTSGYDGLIYSLGFLVGWPIILFLIAERLRNLGRYTFADVASYRLKQKPIRTLSACGSLVVVALYLIAQMVGAGKLIQLLFGLDYHIAVVLVGILMVLYVLFGGMLATTWVQIIKAVLLLFGASFMAIMVMKTVGFSFNTLFTEAMAVHPKGQEIMRPGGLVHDPISALSLGLGLMFGTAGLPHILMRFFTVSDAREARKSVLYATGFMGYFYFLTFIIGFGAILLVGANPTFKDATGLLIGGNNMAAVHLASAVGGNLFLGFISAVAFATILAVVAGLTLAGASAVSHDLYASVFRKGEASEREELRVSKITVLILGIVAITLGIMFENQNIAFMVGLAFSIAASCNFPIILLSMYWSKLTTRGAMIGGWMGLLTAVVLMILGPTIWVQVLGHAKPIYPYEYPALFSMLAAFIGTWLFSITDSSASGGEERLRFRAQFVRSQTGVGIEQSHKSH; via the coding sequence ATGAAATTACGTTACTCAGGATTCGCTGCGCTGCTTCTGCTCTCATTTTCAACACTTGCCGCCGATGCCGTTAGCGGAGAGGTAAAGCAGCAGCCAACCAATTACGAAGCCATTATTATGTTCCTGGTCTTCGTGGCTGCTACGCTCGGTATCACTTACTGGGCATCGAAACGGACACGTTCGCGCAGTGATTATTATACTGCCGGCGGGAATATCACCGGTTTTCAAAACGGCCTGGCCATGGCCGGTGACTTTATGTCAGCGGCCTCCTTCCTCGGCATTTCAGCGCTGGTGTATACCTCCGGTTACGATGGCTTGATCTATTCGCTGGGCTTTCTGGTGGGCTGGCCCATCATTTTATTCTTGATTGCTGAGCGCCTGCGTAACCTCGGTCGCTATACTTTTGCTGATGTCGCCTCCTACCGTTTAAAGCAAAAACCGATCCGTACCCTTTCCGCCTGTGGCTCTCTGGTCGTCGTCGCGCTCTACCTGATTGCGCAGATGGTCGGTGCCGGTAAACTGATTCAACTGCTTTTTGGACTGGATTATCACATTGCCGTGGTGCTGGTGGGCATCCTGATGGTGTTGTATGTGCTGTTTGGCGGCATGCTGGCTACCACCTGGGTTCAGATCATTAAAGCGGTGTTGTTACTGTTTGGCGCATCCTTTATGGCGATTATGGTGATGAAAACCGTTGGATTTAGCTTTAACACGTTATTCACCGAGGCCATGGCCGTGCATCCGAAAGGACAGGAAATTATGCGACCCGGCGGACTGGTACACGATCCCATTTCCGCGCTCTCTCTGGGCCTGGGACTGATGTTTGGTACCGCCGGACTGCCCCATATCCTGATGCGTTTCTTTACCGTCAGTGATGCACGTGAAGCACGTAAAAGCGTGCTCTACGCCACCGGCTTTATGGGGTATTTCTACTTCCTGACATTTATTATTGGCTTCGGTGCAATCCTGTTAGTCGGCGCGAACCCCACATTTAAGGATGCCACTGGCTTGCTGATTGGCGGAAATAATATGGCCGCCGTTCATCTGGCCAGTGCCGTCGGCGGTAACCTGTTCCTGGGCTTTATCTCAGCGGTCGCGTTTGCCACGATTCTGGCGGTCGTGGCCGGATTAACGCTGGCAGGGGCATCCGCCGTGTCACATGATCTCTACGCCAGCGTCTTCCGCAAGGGAGAAGCCAGTGAACGGGAGGAGTTGCGGGTATCGAAAATCACCGTGCTAATTCTGGGTATCGTTGCCATTACACTGGGTATTATGTTTGAGAATCAAAACATTGCCTTTATGGTCGGGCTGGCGTTCTCGATTGCCGCCAGTTGCAATTTCCCGATTATTTTATTGTCAATGTATTGGTCAAAATTGACCACGCGCGGTGCCATGATTGGTGGCTGGATGGGGCTGCTGACGGCCGTGGTGTTAATGATTCTGGGACCAACGATTTGGGTGCAGGTTTTAGGTCATGCAAAGCCCATCTATCCTTATGAATATCCCGCTTTGTTCTCTATGCTGGCGGCCTTTATTGGTACCTGGCTGTTCTCCATCACCGATAGCTCAGCATCGGGTGGTGAGGAACGACTGCGTTTTCGCGCGCAGTTTGTCCGTTCGCAAACTGGCGTAGGGATTGAACAAAGCCATAAAAGTCACTAA
- a CDS encoding Na+/H+ antiporter yields the protein MEIFFTILIMTLVVSLSGVAARIIPFQIPLPLVQIAAGALLAWPTFGLHVDFDPELFLVLFIPPLLFADGWKTPTSEFLHHGREILGLALVLVLITVVGIGYLIEWIVPGIPLIAAFALAAVLSPTDAVALSGIVGEGRIPKKIMSILQGEALMNDASGLVSLKFAVAVAMGTMVFTVSGASIEFLKVAIGGLLAGIAVCWLFGKSLRIFSRLSGDDPATQTVLLLLLPFASYLIAEHLGVSGILAAVAAGMTITRSGIMRQAPLAMRLRANSVWQMLEFVFNGMVFLMLGLQLPGILETSIAQADADPNVQLWMLFTDIVLIYAALMIVRFSWLWIMQRFSKRFLKSRPMEFGNYSTRELLIASFAGVRGAITLAGVLSIPLLLTDGKDFPARYELVFLAMGVILFSLLVGVILLPILLRGVTGIDKSVNRREVQSARAIMAGVAIESLYKMEERLVQDTEENLDPELLKEVSARVVGNLRRRVDGKDDVERSLFAENLERRFRLTALRAERGELYHLRATQKISNETMQKLSHDLDLLEALLVEKEE from the coding sequence ATGGAAATCTTTTTTACTATACTTATCATGACGCTGGTTGTTTCTCTTTCTGGTGTCGCCGCGCGTATTATCCCATTTCAGATCCCGTTGCCGTTGGTACAAATTGCTGCCGGTGCATTGCTGGCGTGGCCAACATTTGGCTTACATGTTGATTTCGACCCGGAACTTTTTTTAGTGCTGTTCATTCCGCCGCTACTGTTTGCCGACGGCTGGAAAACACCGACCAGTGAATTTCTCCATCACGGGCGAGAAATCCTTGGACTTGCACTGGTACTGGTATTAATTACTGTAGTGGGAATTGGTTACCTTATTGAGTGGATCGTACCGGGTATTCCGCTAATCGCTGCTTTTGCTCTGGCTGCTGTACTGTCGCCGACTGATGCCGTCGCTTTATCCGGTATCGTCGGTGAAGGGCGTATTCCGAAAAAAATCATGTCGATACTGCAGGGTGAGGCGCTGATGAATGATGCATCAGGTCTGGTTTCGCTCAAGTTTGCCGTTGCCGTAGCGATGGGAACGATGGTGTTTACGGTATCGGGTGCCAGCATTGAATTTCTGAAAGTGGCGATTGGCGGTTTATTAGCGGGGATTGCCGTTTGCTGGTTATTTGGTAAATCGCTACGTATCTTCAGCCGGCTCAGTGGCGACGATCCTGCCACACAAACGGTACTGCTGTTACTGTTGCCGTTCGCCTCCTATCTGATTGCTGAGCACCTTGGTGTATCCGGTATTCTCGCGGCGGTTGCGGCTGGGATGACGATTACCCGTTCCGGCATTATGCGTCAGGCACCGTTAGCGATGCGTTTACGTGCTAATAGCGTCTGGCAAATGCTGGAGTTCGTGTTTAACGGCATGGTGTTCCTGATGTTGGGACTACAATTGCCGGGCATTTTGGAAACGTCTATTGCGCAGGCTGATGCCGATCCTAACGTCCAGCTCTGGATGCTTTTTACTGACATTGTTTTGATCTACGCAGCATTGATGATTGTGCGTTTTAGCTGGCTCTGGATCATGCAGCGTTTTAGCAAGCGTTTTCTAAAAAGCCGCCCAATGGAGTTCGGAAACTATTCGACGAGAGAATTGTTGATCGCCTCTTTTGCGGGTGTTCGCGGAGCGATAACGCTAGCGGGTGTGCTCTCCATTCCGCTGCTGTTAACTGACGGTAAAGACTTCCCTGCACGTTATGAACTGGTGTTTCTGGCAATGGGCGTCATTCTGTTTTCATTGCTGGTGGGGGTGATTTTATTGCCTATCCTGTTGCGCGGTGTTACGGGTATTGATAAATCGGTTAACCGCCGTGAGGTACAGTCGGCGCGGGCGATAATGGCCGGTGTTGCCATTGAAAGCCTGTACAAGATGGAAGAACGCCTGGTGCAGGATACAGAAGAGAATCTTGACCCGGAATTATTAAAAGAGGTGAGTGCGCGCGTCGTGGGTAATTTGCGCCGCCGTGTTGATGGCAAAGACGATGTTGAACGCTCACTCTTTGCTGAAAATCTTGAACGTCGCTTCCGTCTGACCGCCCTGAGGGCCGAGCGGGGCGAACTGTATCATCTGCGTGCGACACAGAAAATCAGTAATGAAACCATGCAGAAGTTATCGCATGATTTGGATTTGTTAGAAGCATTACTGGTTGAAAAAGAAGAGTAA
- a CDS encoding NCS2 family permease, whose translation MSTSSRQPGGSLDAWFKISARGSTVRQEVLAGLTTFLAMVYSVIVVPGMLGKAGFPPTAVFVSTCLVAAFGSIIMGLWANLPMAIGCAISLTAFTAFSLVLGQQISVPVALGAVFLMGVLFTVISATGIRAWILRNLPMGVAHGTGVGIGLFLLLIAADSIGLVVKNPAPGLPVALGHFASFQVMLALIGLAAIFGLEKLRVPGGILLTIIAISIIGLIFDPGVTWQGLFAMPALRDAQGNSLVFGLDILGALKPAVLPSVLALVMTAVFDATGTIRAVAGQANLLDKDNQIINGGKALTTDSVSSIFASLVGTAPAAVYIESAAGTAAGGKTGLTAVVVGVLFLIILFMSPLAYLVPAYATAPALMYVGLLMLSNVSKIDFTDFVDAMSGLLAAVFIVLTCNIVTGIMLGFGALVIGRVFAGEWRKLNIGTVVIAVALVAFYAGGWAI comes from the coding sequence ATGTCAACTTCTTCTCGCCAGCCCGGCGGCTCTCTGGACGCCTGGTTTAAAATCTCTGCACGGGGCAGTACCGTGCGGCAGGAGGTTTTGGCTGGCCTTACGACCTTCCTGGCGATGGTGTATTCGGTCATTGTTGTGCCGGGAATGCTCGGTAAAGCGGGTTTTCCGCCTACCGCTGTCTTTGTTTCAACCTGCCTGGTGGCGGCTTTTGGCTCAATTATTATGGGCCTGTGGGCCAATCTGCCAATGGCGATTGGTTGTGCAATCTCGCTGACGGCATTTACCGCTTTTAGCCTGGTGTTGGGGCAGCAGATTAGCGTACCTGTTGCACTTGGTGCCGTATTCCTTATGGGCGTTTTGTTCACGGTTATCTCCGCAACAGGGATCCGCGCCTGGATTCTGCGTAACCTCCCAATGGGCGTGGCGCATGGTACGGGCGTTGGAATCGGCTTATTCCTGCTGCTGATCGCGGCGGACAGTATTGGTCTGGTTGTTAAGAATCCGGCGCCTGGCTTACCCGTTGCGTTGGGGCACTTTGCGTCTTTTCAGGTAATGCTGGCACTGATTGGCCTGGCCGCTATTTTCGGTCTGGAAAAATTACGTGTACCGGGTGGCATCCTGCTAACGATTATTGCGATCTCCATTATCGGATTGATTTTTGATCCAGGTGTGACCTGGCAAGGTCTGTTTGCGATGCCTGCTTTACGCGATGCGCAGGGGAACTCGCTGGTATTTGGCCTGGATATTCTCGGCGCGTTGAAACCTGCTGTATTACCAAGTGTGCTTGCGTTGGTGATGACTGCGGTATTTGATGCGACGGGCACGATCCGTGCCGTTGCCGGACAGGCCAATCTGCTGGATAAAGATAATCAGATTATTAACGGAGGCAAGGCGCTTACAACCGATTCTGTTAGCAGTATCTTCGCTAGTCTGGTGGGTACCGCGCCTGCAGCTGTTTATATCGAATCTGCGGCAGGAACGGCAGCAGGAGGAAAAACGGGATTGACGGCCGTGGTGGTTGGGGTGCTATTCCTGATCATCCTGTTTATGTCCCCACTCGCTTATCTTGTTCCGGCGTATGCAACGGCGCCCGCATTGATGTATGTGGGGCTATTGATGCTCAGTAACGTATCCAAAATCGACTTTACTGATTTTGTTGATGCGATGTCAGGTTTACTGGCAGCGGTGTTTATCGTGCTGACCTGTAATATTGTCACTGGCATCATGCTTGGCTTTGGCGCATTGGTTATTGGCCGTGTTTTCGCCGGAGAATGGCGTAAGCTGAATATCGGAACGGTAGTGATTGCGGTAGCACTGGTCGCCTTCTATGCGGGGGGCTGGGCGATTTAA
- a CDS encoding glutathione S-transferase family protein, which produces MITVHHLNNSRSQRVLWMLEELELPYQIKHYQREATLLAPESLKQVHPLGKSPVITDGNRVIAESGAILEYLEGKYDTEYRLALTDEEEKFQSRYWLHYAEGSLMPLLVMKLIFSRMGKSPVPLLFRPLGAAFGKGVQKGFLNKQIVIHQQFIEQHLATYPWFAGQHFSIADIQMSFPLQALAARSGVENMPHATAWLNNIQMRAAWQRVKQQGGEVNFSTRS; this is translated from the coding sequence ATGATTACTGTTCATCACCTGAATAATTCTCGCTCCCAGCGTGTGCTATGGATGCTGGAAGAACTGGAGCTGCCTTACCAGATTAAGCATTATCAGCGCGAAGCGACTTTACTGGCACCGGAGTCTTTGAAGCAGGTACATCCATTAGGAAAGTCTCCGGTCATTACGGATGGCAATCGCGTAATCGCCGAGTCCGGCGCTATTTTGGAGTATCTTGAGGGCAAATATGATACGGAATATCGTCTTGCTCTCACAGATGAAGAGGAAAAATTTCAGTCACGGTATTGGCTACATTATGCGGAAGGTTCGCTAATGCCGCTGCTGGTTATGAAGTTGATTTTCAGCCGCATGGGGAAATCGCCGGTGCCTTTACTGTTCCGCCCCCTTGGCGCGGCTTTTGGCAAAGGCGTACAGAAAGGTTTTCTGAATAAACAGATTGTTATACATCAGCAGTTTATTGAACAGCATCTGGCAACTTATCCCTGGTTTGCCGGGCAGCACTTCAGTATTGCTGATATTCAGATGAGTTTTCCTCTTCAGGCACTTGCTGCACGAAGTGGTGTGGAAAATATGCCGCATGCAACGGCATGGCTGAATAACATTCAGATGCGGGCCGCGTGGCAACGTGTCAAACAGCAAGGCGGAGAAGTGAATTTCTCTACGCGATCGTAG
- the soxR gene encoding redox-sensitive transcriptional activator SoxR — translation MKKERSYPKMVLTPGEVAKRSGVAVSALHFYESKGLIASTRNAGNQRRYSRDVLRRVAIIKIAQRIGIPLATVSENLMYVPADKRISVKAWAVLTQQWRDELDKRIATLTRLRDDLDGCIGCGCLSMSDCPLRNPNDRLSQQGTGAILLDPTIGHES, via the coding sequence ATGAAAAAAGAACGCAGCTATCCAAAGATGGTGCTGACGCCCGGAGAAGTGGCGAAGCGAAGTGGCGTGGCAGTTTCAGCGCTCCATTTCTATGAATCAAAAGGCTTAATTGCCAGTACGCGTAATGCAGGTAACCAGCGGCGCTATAGTCGTGATGTGCTGCGGCGTGTAGCGATTATTAAAATTGCACAACGTATCGGTATTCCACTGGCGACGGTGAGCGAGAATCTGATGTATGTGCCGGCGGATAAAAGGATCTCGGTAAAAGCGTGGGCTGTGCTTACTCAGCAGTGGCGTGACGAGTTGGACAAACGGATTGCTACGCTAACACGCCTGCGAGATGACCTGGATGGGTGTATTGGTTGTGGCTGTTTATCAATGAGCGATTGTCCGCTACGTAACCCGAACGATCGTCTATCGCAGCAGGGGACGGGGGCTATTTTACTCGATCCTACCATCGGGCATGAATCCTGA
- the soxS gene encoding superoxide response transcriptional regulator SoxS, which produces MIHNEIIHTLTDWIEQNLDKTLSIDEVAAKSGYSKWHLQRMFRTVTKQTLGGYIRERRLTLAAEALHKTQRPVFDIAMQYGYDSQQTFSRVFRKQFSQTPTAYRHSMRRQSLQRQHVYSFDCSENFASFAQRTNGECCPVINS; this is translated from the coding sequence ATGATACATAACGAAATTATTCATACTCTGACTGACTGGATTGAACAGAACTTAGATAAAACCTTGTCTATCGATGAGGTTGCCGCCAAATCAGGATATTCAAAGTGGCACCTGCAGCGCATGTTTCGTACCGTAACGAAACAAACTTTAGGTGGTTACATCCGTGAAAGACGTTTGACGCTGGCCGCAGAGGCGCTTCATAAAACACAGCGGCCGGTATTTGATATCGCCATGCAATATGGATATGACTCACAACAAACTTTTTCGCGTGTTTTCCGCAAACAGTTCTCACAAACGCCGACGGCTTACCGCCACAGTATGCGCCGCCAGAGCTTACAGCGTCAGCATGTTTACAGTTTCGATTGCAGCGAAAACTTTGCCAGCTTTGCTCAACGTACCAACGGTGAGTGCTGTCCGGTGATTAACAGCTAG
- a CDS encoding YjcB family protein, which produces MGTLTASVVLMRWELLSAVMMFFASTFKIKCRQHRHNAMAFIFSGIGIGMSCWFVTGLLGITLNLENVNHFFELTKNAFFDVMGQSPATWPVP; this is translated from the coding sequence ATGGGCACCTTGACGGCCAGTGTAGTACTTATGCGTTGGGAGCTGCTGAGTGCAGTAATGATGTTTTTTGCCAGTACTTTCAAAATTAAGTGCCGCCAGCACCGCCATAATGCGATGGCTTTTATTTTTAGTGGGATCGGCATCGGTATGTCCTGCTGGTTCGTCACAGGTCTACTCGGCATTACGCTGAACCTCGAAAACGTTAATCACTTTTTTGAGCTAACGAAAAACGCGTTCTTTGATGTCATGGGCCAGTCTCCTGCCACATGGCCTGTACCATAA
- a CDS encoding ATP-grasp fold amidoligase family protein: protein MFNFKNEIKRSLHYFIKKMPWVYQDKVYYFYKFKKLPNIHRPILFNEKVLYRKFINGDYLRYGWLSDKYLVRDYIEKTIGKDYLIPLIYETDDPATLLELNSWKNIVIKPNHGSNMVNILLEEPDFLQKQRIISHCKTWLQKDYSVEAREIHYRYIKPRILVEKYIGDGKKPPIDYKFHMFNRKEGGFLYVLQVIYNRDHPSLSMNFYVNNLCDVFHQIRDTGLDISEQLPALTKALELSKVLASDVDYVRVDWYIHENQVYFGELTFTPGAGLVTGLDRGLDRLMGDMWLQDHTPLPLSGTDEAQINIPALLKKV, encoded by the coding sequence ATGTTTAATTTTAAAAATGAAATTAAAAGAAGTTTGCATTACTTCATTAAAAAAATGCCTTGGGTTTATCAAGATAAAGTTTATTATTTCTATAAATTCAAAAAATTGCCAAATATACATCGACCTATACTCTTTAATGAAAAAGTGCTGTATCGTAAGTTCATTAATGGAGACTATCTTCGTTATGGCTGGCTTTCAGATAAATATCTGGTGCGTGATTATATTGAAAAGACAATCGGTAAAGACTATCTAATTCCACTTATTTACGAAACTGATGATCCAGCGACGTTGCTTGAGTTAAATAGTTGGAAAAACATCGTTATTAAGCCAAATCATGGTTCGAATATGGTTAATATTCTGCTGGAGGAACCCGATTTTTTGCAGAAACAGCGGATTATCAGCCACTGCAAGACATGGCTACAGAAAGATTACTCCGTTGAGGCCCGGGAGATTCATTATCGATATATAAAGCCGAGGATTTTGGTTGAAAAATATATTGGTGATGGGAAAAAACCGCCCATTGACTATAAATTTCATATGTTTAACCGGAAAGAGGGCGGATTCTTATATGTATTACAGGTCATTTATAATCGGGATCACCCCTCTCTGTCGATGAACTTTTATGTGAATAATCTGTGTGATGTTTTTCATCAAATTCGTGATACCGGGCTGGATATTTCTGAACAATTGCCTGCGTTAACTAAGGCTCTTGAGCTAAGTAAAGTTCTGGCATCAGATGTCGATTATGTGCGCGTGGATTGGTATATCCACGAAAATCAGGTCTATTTCGGCGAGCTGACGTTTACGCCTGGCGCGGGATTGGTTACCGGGCTTGACCGGGGGCTGGACAGGTTAATGGGAGATATGTGGCTCCAGGACCATACGCCCCTGCCGTTATCCGGCACCGATGAAGCGCAGATAAATATTCCAGCGCTGCTAAAAAAAGTGTAA
- a CDS encoding polysaccharide biosynthesis protein produces the protein MKYRVISNAIWMMSEKIVSVFGVIFVTSYVAKSFGPVIFGQMAFSASLFSVVQTAAIFGTETILFKRISKSTQKGIRLMTIAKEMRMAVLLLLSFPVLGYVWFMMSQNFFAFALASFFSALFITQDTFSVYNNACLESRRNTLANATGMVIGFTMSFSIAWFKISPAWLILPIISVALFPYLIKRYLFYQSNHDDRPAVHNKNKYFRYLLYAGLPLALSSIFISIQVKTAQFFLVGVGSAHDLGLFTAANTISASWIFIPIAIITSSFSEIFRERSDVAVKLAARLHGYVMAVSLFMLLIIMAFGEKIVVTLYGNDYLQSGKIITVLSIATCFSAMGTVAYRYMVKEGGFNYLLIKIVCLMIISLPASWILIKQFGLMGAAWSVFITELLSLTVMNYFFKNGVIKQIHVSSINYKTYK, from the coding sequence ATGAAATATCGTGTAATATCAAATGCAATCTGGATGATGTCTGAAAAAATCGTTTCTGTTTTTGGCGTCATTTTCGTGACATCTTATGTAGCGAAATCTTTTGGCCCTGTAATATTTGGGCAAATGGCGTTTTCAGCTTCACTTTTTTCGGTGGTCCAAACCGCAGCCATTTTTGGTACTGAAACTATCTTGTTTAAACGCATCAGTAAAAGTACACAGAAAGGTATCCGTTTGATGACCATTGCGAAAGAAATGCGTATGGCAGTGCTGTTGCTCCTTTCTTTTCCCGTGTTGGGTTATGTTTGGTTTATGATGTCTCAGAATTTTTTTGCGTTTGCTCTGGCATCATTTTTCTCGGCATTATTCATTACCCAGGATACCTTTAGTGTTTATAACAATGCGTGCCTGGAGTCACGACGTAATACACTGGCTAATGCTACAGGGATGGTCATTGGTTTCACTATGAGTTTTTCCATTGCCTGGTTTAAAATAAGTCCGGCATGGCTGATATTGCCAATTATTTCTGTGGCATTATTCCCATACTTGATTAAGCGTTATCTTTTTTATCAGTCGAATCATGATGACAGGCCTGCTGTACATAACAAGAATAAATATTTTCGTTATTTACTTTATGCTGGTTTGCCTCTGGCGCTTTCCAGTATATTTATTTCAATACAGGTAAAAACAGCGCAATTCTTTTTGGTTGGTGTGGGTTCGGCTCACGATCTGGGACTGTTTACCGCAGCAAACACTATCTCAGCATCATGGATATTCATCCCCATTGCGATTATTACATCCAGTTTCTCTGAAATCTTCAGAGAACGCTCTGATGTCGCGGTGAAGCTTGCTGCCAGGTTACATGGCTATGTTATGGCTGTTTCACTCTTTATGTTACTTATTATTATGGCTTTTGGTGAAAAGATCGTGGTGACTTTATACGGAAATGACTACTTACAATCAGGGAAAATTATAACGGTGCTCTCTATTGCTACCTGCTTTTCTGCAATGGGCACCGTTGCTTATCGTTACATGGTCAAGGAAGGAGGATTTAATTATCTTCTGATTAAAATAGTTTGTCTGATGATAATAAGCCTTCCCGCTTCATGGATATTAATCAAGCAGTTTGGTTTAATGGGTGCTGCATGGAGTGTTTTTATCACTGAGCTATTATCTCTGACCGTTATGAATTATTTTTTCAAAAACGGTGTTATAAAACAGATACACGTTTCCTCAATTAACTACAAAACTTACAAATGA